In the genome of Fundulus heteroclitus isolate FHET01 unplaced genomic scaffold, MU-UCD_Fhet_4.1 scaffold_36, whole genome shotgun sequence, one region contains:
- the LOC105922415 gene encoding uncharacterized protein LOC105922415 isoform X4: MFSREKSLSVQQLIEGQEMLVLELVLIVVLQFEGTRGGELYLYHRSGDDVVLPCSSSSSNYSCPIVDWFYFRDRDTSILWEIQDGQVDQTSPRAARLNVDNNCSLIINDINADDAGVYICEFGPGTFDDWVLLSVLTISPSPPGADPTKDGDFTLQCSLERYSELGPCPEKSLLWVDETGSELLGEGVGFKSGGQTGCVSYLTVKLQSRQNSNRTYTCQFVEGDIRKIEAHYTPVFKGVPANRTIMIVIFLGAVIGVLLLMVLGAVFMKLRKTRVKENHRTTTDQDSTHEVIMMSSRTKTQ; the protein is encoded by the exons ATGTTCAGCAGAGAAAAGTCTCTCAGTGTTCAGCAGCTGATAGAAGGACAGGAGATGTTGGTTCTGGAACTGGTTCTGATCGTTGTGCTTCAGTTTGAAG GCACCAGGGGAGGAGAACTTTATCTCTATCACAGATCTGGAGATGATGTCGTTCTACCTTGTAGCAGTTCTTCATCTAATTACTCATGCCCCATTGTTGACTGGTTTTACTTCAGGGATAGAGATACAAGTATTCTATGGGAGATTCAGGACGGACAAGTTGATCAGACTTCTCCTCGAGCTGCCAGGTTAAATGTGGACAATAACTGCTCTCTGATCATCAACGACATTAATGCTGATGATGCTGGAGTGTACATCTGTGAATTTGGTCCAGGAACCTTTGATGACTGGGTGCTTCTGAGTGTTTTGACCA tCTCTCCATCTCCACCAGGTGCTGATCCAACAAAGGATGGAGATTTCACATTACAGTGTTCTCTGGAGAGATACAGTGAGTTGGGTCCTTGTCCAGAGAAGAGCCTCCTCTGGGTGGATGAGACAGGAAGTGAGCTGCTTGGTGAAGGTGTTGGGTTCAAGTCTGGAGGACAGACTGGCTGTGTTTCTTATCTCACTGTGAAGCTTCAGAGCAGACAGAACAGCAACAGAACATACACCTGCCAGTTTGTTGAGGGAGACATCAGGAAGATAGAAGCTCACTACACACCTGTGTTTAAAG GAGTTCCTGCCAACAGAACTATCATGATCGTCATCTTCCTTGGAGCAGTGATCGGGGTCCTGCTGCTGATGGTTCTTGGTGCTGTTTTTATGAAACTCAGAAAAACCAGAGTTAAAGAGAATCACAGAACTACAACAG